From a single Maylandia zebra isolate NMK-2024a linkage group LG3, Mzebra_GT3a, whole genome shotgun sequence genomic region:
- the LOC101470688 gene encoding uncharacterized protein LOC101470688: protein MIRILLFLGLASSVWTFVLKRTATVFEAKEDDNITIRLDSQLQADVSLADVMCVFHSDVTKILFKMIRGVEDSESQHEQFAGRVQTDRDALRGGRIRLHLSRVTAEDSGSYRCDVAADYDDSLKRWRLETNENFVLSVGRTSDGDSSDVSLKPPMFGPPKGFASLYMNVRKIKVDKMKILSAGDAEDPQLAGRKTSQEETVLFVLAVVLIIANAGTIVLSIKFLHDGLKRSTT, encoded by the exons ATGATCAGGATCCTTCTGTTTCTCGGCCTGGCGTCCTCTGTCT GGACGTTTGTTTTGAAAAGGACTGCGACTGTCTTTGAGGCCAAGGAGGACGACAACATCACCATCAGATTGGACAGTCAGCTCCAAGCTGACGTGTCTCTGGCTGACGTGATGTGTGTTTTCCACTCAGACGTCACTAAGATTTTGTTTAAAATGatcagaggagtggaggactcTGAGTCTCAGCATGAGCAGTTTGCAGGACGAGTTCAGACTGACAGAGACGCTCTGAGAGGAGGACGAATCAGACTTCATCTGTCCAGAGTCACAGCTGAAGACTCTGGAAGCTACAGGTGTGACGTGGCTGCCGACTACGACGACAGCCTGAAGAGATGGAGGCTCGAGACAAATG AAAACTTTGTTTTGAGTGTGGGTCGAACTTCTGATGGAGACAGCAGTGATGTCTCACTCAAACCTCCAATGTTTGGACCACCAAAAG GTTTTGCGTCTCTGTACATGAATGTGAGGAAAATAAAGGTGGACAAAATGAAGATTTTGAGTGCAGGTGATGCTGAAG ATCCACAACTGGCGGGAAGAAAGACAAGTCAGGAGGAAACGGTGCTGTTTGTTCTGGCTGTAGTTTTAATTATTGCAAATGCAGGAACCATCGTACTTTCAATAAAATTTCTTCATGATGGTTTAAAACG ATCAACAACATGA
- the LOC106675405 gene encoding uncharacterized protein LOC106675405, producing the protein MIRILLFLGLTSSVWTFVLKRTATVFEAKEDDNITIRLDSQLQADVSLADVMCVFHSDVTKILFKMIRGVEDSESQHEQFAGRVQTDRDALRGGRIRLHLSRVTAEDSGSYRCDVAADYDDSLKRWRLETNENFVLSVGRTSDGNSTYVLLRPLIFGLPKGFASLHMIARKIKVDDKNKVLIAGPKPAEERACHEIISLFVLMAFLNVATAGVVVLFIRGLCNLLRW; encoded by the exons ATGATCAGGATCCTTCTGTTTCTCGGCCTGACGTCCTCTGTCT GGACGTTTGTTTTGAAAAGGACTGCGACTGTCTTTGAGGCCAAGGAGGACGACAACATCACCATCAGATTGGACAGTCAGCTCCAAGCTGACGTGTCTCTGGCTGACGTGATGTGTGTTTTCCACTCAGACGTCACTAAGATTTTGTTTAAAATGatcagaggagtggaggactcTGAGTCTCAGCATGAGCAGTTTGCAGGACGAGTTCAGACTGACAGAGATGCTCTGAGAGGAGGACGAATCAGACTTCATCTGTCCAGAGTCACAGCTGAAGACTCTGGAAGCTACAGGTGTGACGTGGCTGCCGACTACGACGACAGCCTGAAGAGATGGAGGCTCGAGACAAATG AAAATTTTGTTTTGAGTGTGGGTCGAACCTCTGATGGAAACAGCACTTATGTCTTACTCAGACCTCTGATATTTGGACTACCAAAAG GTTTTGCGTCTCTGCACATGATTGCGAGGAAAATAAAGGTGGACgacaaaaataaagttttgattGCAG GTCCAAAGCCAGCAGAAGAAAGGGCATGTCATGAAATAATCTCATTATTTGTTCTAATGGCATTTTTAAATGTGGCAACTGCAGGAGTTGTAGTACTTTTCATAAGAGGTCTTTGTAACCTGTTACGATGGTAA
- the LOC143417036 gene encoding uncharacterized protein LOC143417036, with protein sequence MICRILLLIILTSCVSGSFVVNVTQTCYQAEENHNITLEWTFTTRPDRSNKTLNILFELFINDKVSVLHHVHEGVEVSESQDAKFSGRVQSDKDALREGRIRLQLSRLRTDDSGLYLCEVNTDYGFSVGRY encoded by the exons ATGATCTGCAGGATCCTGctgctcatcatcctcaccTCATGTGTCTCTG GATCATTTGTAGTCAATGTGACACAGACCTGCTATCAGGCAGAGGAGAACCACAACATCACACTGGAGTGGACGTTCACCACCAGACCTGACAGATCCAACAAAACTCTCAACATCCTCTTTGAACTCTTCATCAATGATAAAGTCTCAGTCCTGCATCATGTCCATGAAGGTGTTGAGGTGTCAGAGTCTCAGGATGCAAAGTTTTCAGGACGAGTCCAGAGTGACAAAGACGCCCTCAGAGAAGGACGAATCAGACTGCAGCTGTCCAGACTCAGGACTGATGACTCGGGTCTGTACCTGTGTGAGGTCAACACTGATTATGGCTTCAGTGTTGGAAGATATTGA